The sequence caggttttctttcttcagtgcTTCTCCCAGCTGGACTTGTCCTTGCAAGTCCTGGATGAGGAGTTGTAGGGTGTTGTTTTCTTCACTGAGGACGTCCTTCTCAGCCTTTATGCGGTTGACGACCGCTTCGTCCAGAGTAAACTCTTTTTTCAGTTTACCTTCCAGGATCTTAATTTTTTCTTTGAACTCCATATTATTCTGTCGTTCAAGTGCAGCGTCTAACTTGAGCTGCTCATAGCTATTCAGcttctcctgcctctcctcaCATTCCTTAAGCAGATTTTCATGGTGATTGTCCATCTCTGCTTTCTCTGCTTTCGATGTGTTGAACATGTTCTGGAACAAGCCGTGGTTTTGCGTCTTGTCCATTAACACCCTTAATTGTTTTCTAAGGGCACCACATGTATTCATTCCTACCATCTTCTCGGCGTTATATTGTCTAGTTTTCTTATGAACTATCGCAATTGATTCCCAACTTTCAACCACTACCTGGCTTTTGTGGATCTGCATTTGGAGAGACTTCAGCTGTGTAGAGATGTTCTCCAGAATCCCCATTTCCTTTTGCTGAGGAGTGCTCGGTCCTTGTTCCTGCATCGCGTCGTTTGCAAAGGATACTTTAAAGGCAACAAATTCTTCTTGTTTGTAAATTGCTTCGCTGTTTGCTTCGGTTGTTGTGTAAAATGCACGCTGTGATTTCAACATAAACACTGAACAGATTTGAGTCGTTATTGTgagataaagaaacaaaaagttgAGAGAAATATGCAGAAAAGAAAGTACCTTCAGTAAGTGAGCCCTATGTATAGTTTTCTCAGAGCAGATCAAAGGCACTATGAATCCAGTGATGTCATAGAGTGATGTCATAGAGTGATGTCATAGAGTTCCAAAAGCAGAATCTCTGGCTCAGAGTCCCTGCCTCTCTGGAAAGgaactgcattgtgggtaatgtaggcatgGAAGAGAACTCTAAATCAAGACAGAGATGTGTCAAAGAAGAGGTCTGTTTCTTTAAGAGAAAAGTCACAAGCAGAGAACAATTCTGTACTGTAAGAGAATATTGGGGCTGAATATCTCCAAGTTTGGTTATGAATgtaattttactttattaaaagcTACATTATATGGGGGCACCATGTCAATTAACTTAGCCAGGAGGAAGAGTTAATGTGTAATTATGCAATTTAAAGATGccataaatcatttatttaaattgtgttaaaaATAGGTTCTAAATCCAATTATAGTTTAAAATCTATCTGGATTCATcagtaaataatataaatatattttaaataactaaaatttaaaaaaaatatttatatttaataacatttgtTCTTTGACCATTTAAAGGCGCTGAACTTTTGCAAACTCCTCCATTAGGTTTTAATTAGATCATCTTCAAATTCCAAgaatgaaaagttatcaaaagcttgAGGCTTCATGCAACGGTGTGGGTGTGGTATGGCGGCCATTTTACCTGGTTCACCATCATCTTTCAAGCTGTTGTAACTAttctattaataatatatatataaatctattatATTCTTATTAAAATGGTTCGTGGGCACACCACGAGAAAAAAATACGTGCAAAGTGAGATGTTTGGAGAGCAATCAccgtttcttcttctactcttgttttatttattctgtgtgGGTTTATTCGTGCTCTTtattcttcctgtgtgtgtgtgtgtgcgtttgcatgtgtgtgtttgcgtgtgtgcgtgtgcgtttgcatgtgcgtgtgtgtgtgtgtgcgtgtgcgtttgcatgtgtgtaccgtgtgcgtttgcgtgtgtgtttgcatgtgtgtgtgcgtttgtatgtgtgcgtttgcatgtgtgtgtgcgtttgcatgtgcgtgtgcgtttgcatgtgtgtgtgcgtgtgcgtgtgtgtttgcatgtgtgtgtgcgtgtgcgtgtctgtttgcatgtgtgtgtgcgtgtctgtttgcatgtgtgtgtgcgtgtgcgtttgcatgtgtgtaccgtgtgcgtgtgcgtttgcgtgtgtgtgcgtgtgcatgtgtgcgtgtgcatgtgtgcgtgtgtgtgtgcgtgtgcgtgtgcatgtgtgtgtgtgtgcgtgtgtgtgtgtgcgtgtgtgtgtgtgcgtgtgcgcgtgtgtgtgtgtgtgtgtgtgcgtgtgtgtgtgcgtgtgcatgtgtgcgtgtgtgtgcatgtgtgcatgtgtgcgtgtgtgtgcatgtgcatgtgcgtgtgcgtgtgtgtgtgcgtgcgtgtgtgtgcgtgtgcgtgtgcgtgcgtgtgtgtgtgcgtgtgtgtgtgcgtgtgcgtgtgcatgtgtgtgtgcgtgtgcgtgcgtgtgtgtgtgtgtgtgcgtgcgtgtgtgtgtgtgtgcatgtgcatgtgcgtgtgcgtgtgtgtgcgtgtgcgcgtgcgtgtgcgtgcgcgtgtgtgcgtgtgtgtgcatgtgtgcatgtgtgcgtgtgcgtgtgcgtgcatgtgtgtgtgtgtgtgcgtgtgcgtgcgtgtgtgtgcgtgtgcatgtgtgtgtgcgtgtgcgtgtgcatgtgtgtgtgcatgtgtgcgtgtgcgtgtgtgtgcatgtgcgtgtgcgtgtgtgcgtgtgtgcgtgtgcatgtgtgcgtgcgtgtgcatgtgcgtttgtgtgtgcatgtgcgtgtgcgtgtgcgtgtgcgtgtgtgtgtgtgcgtgtgtgtgtgtgcgtgtgtgtgtgtgcgtgtgtgtgtgtgtgcgtgtgcgtgtgcgtgtgtgtgtgtgtgtgcgtgtgcatgtgtgcatgtgtgcgtgtgtgcgtgtgtgcgtgtgtgtgtgtgtgtgtgtgtgtgtgtgtgcgcgtgtgtgtgtgtgcgcgtgtgtgcgtgtgcatgtgtgcgtgtgcatgtgtgcgtgtgcatgtgtgcgtgtgcatgtgtgcgtgtgtgcgtgtgtgcgtgtgtgtgtgtgtgtgtgtgtgtgtgtgcgcgtgtgtgcgtgtgcatgtgtgcgtgtgcatgtgtgcgtgtgcatgtgtgcgtgtgtgcgtgtgtgcgtgtgtgtgtgtgtgtgtgtgtgtgtgtgtgcgcgtgtgtgcgtgtgcatgtgtgcgtgtgcatgtgtgcgtgtgcatgtgtgtgtgtgcgtgtgcgtgtgtgcgtgtgcgtgtgtgcgtgtgtgtgtgtgcgtgtgcatgtgtgcgtgtgtgtgcgtgtgcgtgtgtgtgtgtgcgtgtgcgtgcgcgtgtgtacgtgtgcatgtgtgtgtgtgtgcatgtgtgtgtgtgtgcgtgtgtgtgcgtgtgtgtgtgtgcgtgtgtgtgcgtgtgcatgtgtgtgtgcgtgtgcatgtgtgcgtgtgtgtgcatgtgtgcgtgtgtgtgcatgtgcatgtgcgtgtgcgtgtgtgtgtgcgtgcgtgtgtgtgtgcacgtgtgtgtgtgcgtgtgcgtgtgtgtgtgcgtgtgtgtgcgtgtgcgtgtgcgtgtgtgtgtgcgtgtgtatgcgtgtgcgtgtgtgcgtgtgcgtgtgcgtgtgcatgtgtgtgtgcgtgtgcatgtgtgcgtgcgtgtgcatgtgcgtttgtgtgtgcgtgtgcgtgtgcgtgtgcgtgtgtgtgtgcgtgtgtgtgtgtgcgtgtgtgtgcgtgtgcatgtgtgtgtgtgtgtgcgtgtgtgtgcgtgtgtgtgcgtgtgcatgtgtgtgtgcatgtgcgtttgtgtgtgcatgtgcatgtgtgcgtgtgtgcgtgtgtgcgtgtgcgtgcgtgtgcatgtgtgtgtgtgtgtgtgtgtgtgtgcgcgtgtgtgcgtgtgcatgtgtgcgtgtgtgtgtgcgtgtgcgtgcgcgtgtgtgtgtgtgtgtgtgcgtgtgcatgtgtgtgggtgtgtgtgcgtgtgtgtgcatgtgtgcgtgtgcgtgtgcgtgtgcgtgtgcgtgtgtatgcgtgtgcgtgtgcgtgtgcatgtgtgtgtgcgtgtgcgtgtgcgtgtgcatgtgtgcgtgcgtgtgcatgtgcgtttgtgtgtgcatgtgcgtgtgtgtgtgcgtgtgagtgtgtgcgtgtgtgtgcgtgtgcatgtgtgcgtgtgtgtgcatgtgcgtttgtgtgtgcatgtgcgtgtgcgtgtgtgtgcatgtgcatgtgtgcgtgtgtgcgtgtgtgcgtgtgcgtgtgtgtgcgtgtgcatgtgtgtgtgtgtgtgtgtgtgcgcgtgtgtgcgtgtgcatgtgtgcgtgtgcatgtgtgcgtgtgtgtgtgcgtgtgcgtgtgtgtgtgcgtgcgcgtgtgtgtgtgtgcgtgtgcgtgtgtgcgtgtgcatgtgtgcgtgtgtgtgtgcgtgtgcgtgtgtgtgtgcgtgcgcgtgtgtgtgtgtgcgtgtgcgtgtgtgcgtgtgcatgtgtgtgggtgtgtgtgcgtttgtgtgtgcatgtgtgcgtgtgcgtgtgcgtgtgtgcgtgtgtgtgtgtgcatgtgtgcgtgtgcatgtgtgcatgtgtgcatgtgtgcatgtgtgcatgtgtgcgtgtgtgtgtgtgcgtgtgcgtgtgcgtgtgtgtgtgtgtgtgtgtgtgtgtgcgtgtgtgtgcgtgtgtgtgtgcagaccagCAGCGTCCCTGGCTCCtgcagcaggtggagatggacacCCGGTTCCTCCAGAGCCTCCATGTGTTGGACTACAGTCTGCTCCTGGCCCATCAGCCCTTACAGCCCGATGAACGCCACCACAGTCTCTCCTTCGCCACCCTCATCATGAGAACCAAGAAGTCAGTCTTTATATTTCATGACGGGGTTTCCCAACATTTAGACACGGTTTGGTGGTCCGTTCTGGAGTGACCATTAGATATTCTCATCTTACTGGGCGGCATTTGAACCATCTTGAACTGACAGGATGTTGTCTGTAATATCCATCTCCGAGACTTCCTGTTGGCTCCCACTCACACATAAATCAtttgatcacatgactcctctaAACTTTGCAGCTGTTATTGGAATGAATCAGAGTGGAACAAGAAAAGGAGACATTTCAGGGCTGCTGTGATTGAAGAAACATATATCAATACTTTTACAGCCATTTCCTTTCCAATGATTATGTGTGGGAAAGTATGCATTTTGTGCTATTCTGAATAACTGCAGATGTGTCAAAATTCCCAACGCTCCCAtgtatggagccaaatccaggccaaaagttgtgtttgaaaaaaaagatttgaacctgaacgGTCAAGACCGAAACtttaattttcaggttcaaatctctTTTTCAAACGACATCTTtcggcctggatttggctccatacaCATGCAGTTGTTCCTCCTGTTAGTGTGATGTTTGAATTTGAGTGAACTACACTGGAAATACCTTGACTTCGAAAAAGGAACAATATAACTGGTTCTTTGGGCTGTGGGACAGGTGGAAACATTTAACATGGCTAGTTGTTTGTGATTGGCATTAAAGCATACGCAGTATGGATACAGggtgttacacacattaaagTGTGGACACACACCAAGCATCTCCACCAGAGCCCATGAATACAGTCTGTAGGATGAGTCAGTCTACGTTCTTAAAATAACAAATGCTATAAGGTTAAAGGTCATATGATCATGTTCTTAACAAACATTGAATATGATAAATACTCCAGACACTGATTCAGCCTCTGTGCCAGAAACATGTGATTATTTAATTATAGCATCAAAAAACTTACTGATTAGTGTTTCTCACAGATTAATTTCCCCCAACAGCTGTAACTCATCAGCAAATgataaaacatataaaacatgttcCACATAGTGGTCTGGGAATAGAACGTTACCTGGTCTGGACTGAGACATCTTGACATCATGGGATGGGTTGCAACGAAACTTCGTACAGACGTTGATGTTCTGTACAATTGTATTAACTTTCATTTATTGGGTGAATGATTCATGTTCCGCTCAGggtgaattgtaataactttggtgatcccttacAATTTTGTATGTTTGCTTAAGCACGTTTAAAAAAGAACTGCTGTATCTGGACCCTCTAGCCTTTGGCATTCGTAgaggtccaggaaacacaccgctAGTACACGCATCGGAGAACATCTCAGGGAGAGCTGGACATGTGGCTGCTGCTTCTAACACCTGGCCTCggataagagagagaggatggatgtCATCCAGCCAACATAAATCATGATCCGTTTAGGggaaaacacatttcttcaTTTGTCAATGAAATCATACTACATCTGAATTGTTGTAATTGGATTGGCTAAATACATCCTAGTTTCTTGTTCTTACTCCTACTAACATTATGACATACACATGTTTAGAACCCTTCACAACATACATGTATTTTGAATGAGGCTACATAGACCTTGTATCTCCTCTGTGACCTTTTCATTTTAGATCTGTGAATCCAGGCTCCAGCCCTCTCCACGCAGGCATAGCTCCAGTCCCCGAAGATGACTCCACCTTAACGTTGTCTGAAACAGATTGCCGGTATGCATCAGGTGGTGGCTCTATTCCAACGTGCCCCGAGCATTCAGGGCCAAGCAGTGACGCAGCTGAGCTTCCAGACTTCAGGGTCCAAAACCGACGTTTACTGCCCAACCTAAAGAATCCTCTGCACGTCATTGATGGGCCTGAGCAGCGCTACTTCATCGGCATCATTGACATTTTCACAGTTTACAGTTTTAAGAAGAGGCTGGAGCATTGGTGGAAGAGACTGAGACATCCAGGCCGCTCTTTCTCCACCGTCAGTCCACAAACGTACTGCCTCCGACTCTGTCACTGGGTCCAGGATCATACCAAGTAGACCTTGGATGAGAGGTGGAGACGTACTGAGCGTGTCCAATCCACCAAAGCTAACACACATAATACGTTTATATCAATCTTTCCACATGCTCAAAACCCCAAAAACGACGTTCTCATGCAACAGAATGTTTGTCATTTACATTTTGGGTCCGATCACGGGACTTTCCCCCAGTGCACTAGGCGGCCCATGTCCCATGCACAATTACAAGTTAGCATTGACTTATTTTAATGTTAAGTTGAATGTTTAACGTAACTTACgttacataacaaacaatatttatttaaaccaaACCATAAaactaaccaagtagttgtgttgtgtttttttcacagcGTTAAGTGTTTGAAACTgagacaaataaaaaactattCTGTCCTCAAATGTATTGGTATTTTGTTCATGGTGCAACAAGACatatgttcctttttttaaaactgaaaatgtgtttatagtGGCTTTCAGTCTGCTAACTAGCTGATTACCATGTTAAAACACAATTTGTGTCCAATTttctaaatattatttatatactccaaatatcacaattttgcctcagagggctttacaatccgtacaacATAAGACATGTTGGTCCTTTTAACCCCTGCTTCCGATAAGTACAACTCTCCCAGGTCAATGCAAGAGGAGTCATGTGCACAGAGCCGACATCCATATCACACAAAGATACATACAATgagaacatactgtatatgaaaaAGATGTAGATCCAGTAGATGCTGAGAGCTCATGTCGTCCCTCTGCCACAAAGTGTGTCTCGCGCTGTACTTAGTGGGAGTCGGTCTATTTCAAGAGGTCGCACTCCTAAAGTACCAATGGCAGAACCGTGAACTCTGGACCTCATCAATATTCTGGATTTGATCATTTGGAAGGTTTTGGGGGCAACCCTATACGCACAAGAAGCAAAACTAATACCTAATTTATACGTCTGTGGAAAAGCTTGCACAGACATCATGTGAGCTACATAGAGAATATGCCTCGATGACTAGACTGTATGTCTCAATCATGTATCTGTAAAATAATGattaaataattcatttttgAAAGATACATAGTATATGCAGATGGTTGACAAATTACAGGAAATGTCTTGTTGTTCCACCATGTTGTTCTCCAGAACAGCTCTAATGCTCGTTGACATCGATTCAACAGCATTGTTCCATCTGAAGAGATATTCATTCTTCTTTTGATGATGGAGGTGTCTCCAACATCTCCCATGGGTCTGAGTAGACATCTCCACTCGTTCATTCACTTCTTCCTTTAATATGTCAGCGGTCTGAGTAATATTGACACAACTTTGCCTCAATTGTATTGAAGTAAATCATTTCCATTAGCTAAATGACACAAACAATTTGACCCCCGGTGTATCTCAGCATAAGTTTAGAGGTTTTTACAAAAAGACTTATGACATTTATTCAGAATAATTCACATTTGTCATCGGTTTTCATTGCAAACTATTCTCTGTCAATCTGCTGGTTCATTGCTTTGGGAAagtgacatgtaatgtaatgtaatggaaaGACTGTCGACTATTACccaccttaactctatagagactgtgtctgtcccacggccacttcaattaataaatcaaaagtaaccagaagacaACCTCATGttgctctgttgctctcctgaaggtttcttcccttttttcccctgaaagggttttttctgttatttggggagtttttcctgatccgatgtgaggtcaaaggtcagggatgtcgtatgtgtacagattgtaaagccctctgagcgGAGATTGTATTTAATTGAAAATTGACTCATTTCTTATTGTTTAATACAGCATAAATAATAGGATCCATTCACTTCCATTCTACTAAGGTACATTGTAGGGTTATAAAGTCAGCATTGTGTTAGCTTACAGTGGCTGTTAGGTTAGCCTAGCGTTCGCTTTTCACTCAAATcttaattatacatttttgtCATTGCTACACCTCTAACAAGAAAGACTGTTGTTTATTATAAAGAATCAGTTTCAGCGTATTGAATGTTGCAATGAGATGATATTACTTTGGGGATTTTGAACTGTACTGGACTCATTGGATATTTTCTATTGGTCTTGTACTGTTATCCAACAGTACAGTAGAGTCTGATGTTTGGTCTCTTTAAAAGAGCTGTAACTACTTTATTTACCTTTGTTTGACTTGGAAATCAGATGATTAGGAACCCTGCGGCTGCTGTGGTCCTACTAttgatatatttaatatgataTTTGACTATACAAACAAACTTCATTTGAAAATATAACTTAGGCCTGCTTTAGCATGTCCATCACATCAGCGACTGTTGCCGACAAGAAGTTGTATATTTCCCTATGATGCAAAAAATACTATTGACCTTTTTCAACATACTAAATttgcctttttaataaaaaatgttgacatACTCTACGATgacttttaaaatactttttgacCTACGACTGTTGAATTATTTTAACATGTATCTCTTCTATGACTTCTAACTTTTTTAGAAATTCTGTACCGGGGTTCACTAATAGTCGGACCACGTTCCCAGTATGGACCCAGACGCCGTTGTCTACGGACCTGGACCTATAACCGATAAATAATTGAGAATGATAACATTTTGATGGAGCATTTCTATTTGAAACGACgcagcttttctagcctttacGGCGGTCCAGGAAACCCACTGACCAAATGCACGCATTGTTGGGGCCATAATGtagttttattcttttcttttatctttaaGGGAAACAAAGGGTGAATTTAGACATGTAGTTCTAACATTGAACACCGGGTGGCGCATTACCGTAGAAGTGCCCAGAGGGAATGGATGGGAAGCAAACAGGTTTTGACGTGTCAACGTCCCGTCTTATCCCGTCGTGTTCTGTTACTAAGCATGTAAGATTGATTTGATACTAGTAAGATTGAACAATGCTGATTTGATGCTATGGGGTCAATGTGCAATGGAATAAATGGATCAACGGATCGACAGACACAGTGATCGGTTTGTGGCATAGAACACGTGTCCGAACAAGTCCTCTCGTTTGCCCCCAGTGGCTTTAAGATGCTTTTACACGCGTTGTAAACCATCTCACATGATGCTTCTCGGCCAATCAAATATGTGAAGTTCACACACATGGgcgagacggggagagagagccAACAGTTGGTATGTgagaagttatttcacatggcgttctccaaaaagagaaaacagcttCACCagaggtgccacctgcccatcaggactaacattcacacgcagGTTTAAggatcttgcccaaggacacatcgacatggactagcggagccggggatcgaacctccGATCAAAGGAGGACCCTGCTCTACAACTGAGCCTTGGCTTACTGCATCAATGTTGCGAGCAGTACATTTGTTGCAGTATCATTTAGTTTGTATAATGTGCATAGGTTAACCCTAACATGGCCGTTACCttggttagctagctagctatttGAGCTATTTTCATACTAAAATGCAAAGTTATCTTACTAGTCGGGAAGAGAAAGAACGAGCGAGACCTTTTGTTGGTGTGAGTCCATCCTGTAAGGAAACACACAGTAGCTTCAGAGAGATCACTTATGACACGTCTTTGTAATGATGTCTTTTCACAGTCTGGTacttaaaataaaactttattgaTGTGCACAACGATCTGTAAATTGACAAACATATGTTTAATCCATGGAatcaaaacaatgttttgtctGACCCTGTTATGGGTACTACTGTacatgtttttcaaaataaaacccaatgGTGGTCCACTGGAAGGGGCGGGACTTCACCTCTCAATGACCACCAAATCTGGGTAACTAACAACTATACAATTTCTTCCAGACAATTATTTTAGTGTAATACTCATCTGTGCTGTGGCTATTCAAGAAGCACACATATCACtgtaacacacatgcatgtttatTGCACATCAAACCAGTGGCCATGAGTTGGAAAATGACAATGTGGTGACAACAAGATGTCTGGACATTTTGTTGTCCCTCCTCCAGGCATTTAACAACACGCTAAATTATAAACatgaaagaaacaggaaacacagccGATAAAAATGAATGTGCCTTGAAATCCTGAaataattcacacacacagcaaatgaaGTATTACATCCAGTGGGAACAGACTGGTTTCTACGATGCACATGCTACATGTGTTCTTCAGTCCTCATCAGGTATCCTGTTTAAGAGAATATTCAATACTTTACTAAATATTCTTAACTCTTAAATCCACTGACAAGCTATTCCTTGAGAGTTCCACTGCCCTCTACATGAGTGGATGGAGTTTGCTCATCTGTGTTTGGAAACTCCTTTGGCTAATGAAAAATATCAAATTCAGTGGAAAGCAATGGAAAACGACCGATATTGGGAAATGTGGTAAGATTAATTACTATAACCAAGGTTAAGAAAGACTCAAACTTCCAATAAGTTATGAAGAAGGCCAAGTGTCTGAGCAAACAACATATTGGTGTTATTAGATCAGTAATAGATATAGGTAATAAACTCAGTCCGAAaagtggcgctagaggaaagcATGAATGTACTAAGCAAATGTCATTGCATTCTGACGTTTTGATTGAaaataaaggttattttggTGGCTCTAAAGAAACAGTCAGGGGTCACAACATCTTTAAGCATCCTCCTTTGGGAAGCAGGAAGATATTTAACTCGTATACACTAAACTACTGTCTACTCTAGCTTCTGTTGTTAGCTACTTGTGATGTGACATCAAACTTGGGTTCCCTTTGAAAGACTTACAGCATTACACACATCAATGTCTCACCCTTATTGCACTGGTGAGGAAAACCATCCCAATAAAgttacacacaatacaacattaGTCACACAAGACTCCACCTTCTCACTTCTTTGAGCCTGATGATTGTGACCGGTTCTCCTGAGAACAAGAGATCTAGGAGCTCATCACAAATCACAGTACAGCTCTGTTGCAACACTTATTGTCATGGCGTTACTATATTATGGAGACTGATGTCAAATGGTGTGGGAAactaattacattacataatcAAAGCGATCGGTTATGTCATGTCACTGTTGCATGGTAAGAATAAGTGCTTCTGACATGACACTTTTAAAGTCTCAGTGTCATATGGAGAGGCTAACGTCTTTGTGTTGTGCAATCTGCTTTTAGCCTTGTTGCAACACTTCTTTAGGCTAACTTCATTTTGTAATCATCCTTATGAACCCCTTTATTGTTGGCCTAAGTGCTCCTAATACAGGAAGTACATTTCTATTATGAACCAACCTGCTATAGCACCACAAGCCGTGTCATGTTGTCCTtgaagaaaacatgatgatgacTCAGCATTATCACTAAACAGTCATTTCACAAACCAACAGCAAGTGTCATTTACTGGTAAGATGGTGATTCAGGATTTTCTGTATTTTAAGATTGTAAACTTCCAAGCTTCCCGATCTGTAAGTTTCAGTTCTACGATGTTCACAGTGCAGCAACATACACAACATAACAATCCATTTCAGGTGAAAGCCCTTCTCAGCAGCTAACAGATGTTTTAATAACAAATGATGAAATAGTCACAGATTGCCACAGTTGGAGATTGTGAAGATGAAAGTGgaccagagagaagaggaagccaGCAGGTAGAATTCATCACATTATTCTGCAAAGGATATTTCTGGTTAATTACACGTTGGGTACTCATCAATGCACTCATTCGGTCAAGCAGGTGGCATTTAACCACAATGGTGTTGGGCTTGGTAGACTACTATGCTAGTGTAGTTATACTATGGACAGATTCCAACATTCATGACAAATGTAAAGCAGAAAGTTCCCATTGTACTTCAGCTCTAGAAAGTAGACAGTCTGGTGAAACTGTGGGTTTTCTTGATGGCTTGTGTTTCTTGCCCCATCAAACTCTGTTGTCACTATACCTCTGTTTTCCCAATTCTCCTCACTTACTTTGGTGAGTACAACTTCTTCATAATTGATAGAATTAAAGTCGTAATAAATCGAAATAATCCTTTAAAGGATTAAGCATCGTCTTTTGAATGCCTCATAAATGCTTTGtggtaaaaacacaaatgaaagatTGAGAATAATTACGTTTCAGTTTGCATCCAAAAACACCCAAACTGCTCCGTTCACAGAATGAGGGAGTGTAGCTGTAACctcatatcacacacacacacacacacacacacacacacacacacacacacacacacacacacacacacacacaccaaacaaaaCAAGCGTTTTTTTGCCATTTCCTCCCATGAGTCATCCCTATGTATAGAACATTTCCCAACAAAACGGTTTGCATAAGTGTTTAGGATCAGAATACAAGTGTActaaatgcacacaaatgtgtgtgtgtgtcctgttgttTGGTCCTTTAGCTCAGCAGTTCAAGGTAGGTGACCGGGACCTTTCCCTTTTGGTTCCCCCGTTCTccaatcaaccaatcaggaTCCATTCCTGGTACGGTGTGTACAGTTATGAGctggagaaacaaaaaaactgtacattttaatatatatttcataaaagaTCTTCCACCAAAATGAAGCTATTTAAACAAGAAAAAACTAATAGCAAGGTTGTTTCCCA is a genomic window of Cyclopterus lumpus isolate fCycLum1 chromosome 12, fCycLum1.pri, whole genome shotgun sequence containing:
- the pip5kl1 gene encoding phosphatidylinositol 4-phosphate 5-kinase-like protein 1 isoform X2, yielding MQSVFYPDDRINARYDIKGCEVSRWTEPAPEGSQIIVVLKDLNFEGQYVILDQQRPWLLQQVEMDTRFLQSLHVLDYSLLLAHQPLQPDERHHSLSFATLIMRTKKSVNPGSSPLHAGIAPVPEDDSTLTLSETDCRYASGGGSIPTCPEHSGPSSDAAELPDFRVQNRRLLPNLKNPLHVIDGPEQRYFIGIIDIFTVYSFKKRLEHWWKRLRHPGRSFSTVSPQTYCLRLCHWVQDHTK
- the pip5kl1 gene encoding phosphatidylinositol 4-phosphate 5-kinase-like protein 1 isoform X1, with protein sequence MQSVFYPDDRINARYDIKGCEVSRWTEPAPEGSQIIVVLKDLNFEGQYVILEMKCSLNQQRPWLLQQVEMDTRFLQSLHVLDYSLLLAHQPLQPDERHHSLSFATLIMRTKKSVNPGSSPLHAGIAPVPEDDSTLTLSETDCRYASGGGSIPTCPEHSGPSSDAAELPDFRVQNRRLLPNLKNPLHVIDGPEQRYFIGIIDIFTVYSFKKRLEHWWKRLRHPGRSFSTVSPQTYCLRLCHWVQDHTK